In Anaerolineales bacterium, one DNA window encodes the following:
- a CDS encoding transposase, whose translation MATTWARTGKRPVFRRVTKDRRALSTAVALTLTGKIYKKCFEGSIKSDNLIEALEHLRRQVPGKIILIWDRARIHLSKLTKAYLCQHPEIMIEELPAYAPQLNPEEYCHGNVKQHLRNARPTSKEEIRSMLDRGFARLRRRPDLLLGFFHAAGLSVRQLQLT comes from the coding sequence TTGGCTACGACGTGGGCTCGGACTGGCAAGAGACCCGTTTTTCGACGGGTAACCAAAGATCGTCGAGCGCTATCGACAGCCGTAGCGCTGACACTTACAGGCAAGATCTACAAGAAATGTTTTGAAGGTTCGATAAAAAGCGATAACTTGATTGAGGCACTTGAACACCTCCGTAGGCAGGTACCTGGAAAAATCATCTTGATCTGGGATCGAGCCCGTATTCATCTTAGCAAGCTCACCAAAGCTTATCTCTGCCAGCATCCTGAGATCATGATTGAAGAGTTACCTGCTTACGCTCCACAGCTCAATCCGGAAGAGTATTGTCACGGAAATGTTAAACAACATCTCAGAAATGCTCGTCCAACTTCTAAAGAGGAGATTCGCTCAATGCTTGATCGTGGTTTTGCTCGCTTGCGTCGTCGACCAGACTTACTTCTTGGCTTCTTTCATGCCGCCGGTCTTTCTGTTAGGCAACTTCAGTTAACCTGA
- a CDS encoding winged helix-turn-helix domain-containing protein — protein MEERRLEGGRLLKAGKMSKAEISRHLGVSRATVGQWARIIETKGMRGLQKRKAAGSEPKLSNPQKQSLKRKLERGALANGYPTDRWTLDRVQKLIKREFDVTYHPNYLNRLLRKLGFSPQKPMPQAIEQEKELVEAWLLGDWPRIKKVTSSQSKNRILG, from the coding sequence ATGGAAGAAAGACGGCTTGAAGGTGGACGGCTGTTGAAAGCTGGAAAAATGTCAAAAGCCGAAATCTCAAGACACCTCGGAGTAAGCCGGGCCACGGTCGGCCAATGGGCCAGAATCATAGAAACAAAAGGTATGCGCGGACTCCAAAAAAGAAAAGCGGCTGGTAGCGAGCCGAAGTTGAGTAATCCACAAAAGCAAAGCTTAAAGAGGAAGCTGGAACGAGGGGCTTTGGCGAATGGATATCCAACTGATCGCTGGACATTGGACCGTGTCCAAAAATTGATCAAAAGAGAATTTGATGTCACTTATCATCCGAATTACCTCAATCGATTGTTGCGCAAACTAGGTTTCAGTCCACAAAAGCCAATGCCACAGGCTATTGAACAGGAAAAAGAGTTAGTGGAAGCTTGGTTGCTAGGAGATTGGCCAAGGATAAAAAAAGTCACATCGTCTCAAAGCAAAAATCGTATTTTGGGATGA
- a CDS encoding radical SAM protein codes for MLTKLILITTYRCDLHCQHCLQGFPREHSDFPIGLLNKLLTEAMSFGARHVNLTGGEAHLHPQFEHIVETIMDYGYSWGLISHGQRAEPYLPLMKKHRKKFKTVGLSIDGATPEIHDELRGRKDAFEKVTTSAKTYIENGFEVWIKTSLNQKNKMQLESLIELAANLGAKGINFAGTIPFAWNQHLLLSDEEALELYQKINSIRSKAPVKLKTSSALHTRGGVNFCPVLNLSDLTISPRGNVDFCCDVHQPKGAIGSLYENSLSELIQTWLEKSAAMQSKRVKQISSGAMGKRFDTCAFCNEYFSS; via the coding sequence ATGCTCACTAAACTTATCCTTATTACTACTTATCGCTGTGACTTGCATTGCCAGCACTGCTTACAGGGATTTCCCAGAGAGCATTCGGATTTCCCTATCGGATTGCTGAATAAACTGCTTACAGAAGCAATGTCTTTCGGTGCGCGGCATGTAAACCTGACAGGCGGAGAAGCCCATTTACACCCACAATTTGAACATATCGTTGAAACCATTATGGATTATGGCTACTCATGGGGTCTAATCAGTCACGGGCAACGAGCAGAACCATACTTGCCTTTGATGAAAAAGCATAGAAAAAAATTCAAAACAGTTGGATTGAGCATTGACGGAGCAACTCCCGAAATACATGATGAACTACGAGGGCGGAAGGACGCATTTGAAAAAGTGACAACGTCTGCAAAGACATATATTGAAAACGGTTTTGAAGTTTGGATAAAGACCAGTCTTAACCAGAAAAACAAAATGCAGTTAGAGTCACTAATTGAACTGGCAGCGAATTTAGGCGCAAAAGGAATTAATTTTGCGGGCACAATACCCTTTGCGTGGAATCAACACCTGTTATTAAGTGACGAAGAAGCTCTCGAGCTTTATCAAAAAATAAACTCAATAAGGTCAAAAGCGCCTGTTAAACTCAAAACTTCCAGCGCACTTCATACACGGGGCGGGGTGAATTTTTGTCCAGTCTTGAATTTGAGTGACCTGACCATCAGCCCGCGCGGAAATGTGGATTTTTGTTGCGACGTCCATCAGCCAAAGGGAGCGATTGGGTCATTGTACGAGAATTCATTATCTGAACTGATTCAAACTTGGCTTGAAAAATCTGCCGCCATGCAAAGTAAACGGGTTAAGCAAATTTCATCTGGCGCAATGGGCAAAAGATTTGATACCTGCGCTTTTTGCAATGAATATTTTTCATCCTGA